The following are encoded in a window of Massilia sp. R2A-15 genomic DNA:
- a CDS encoding winged helix-turn-helix domain-containing protein produces the protein MNEPSFTFGACRIDPAANAVLRDGQRYPVEPRAMDVLVALCGRPQTVMSIGQLLTECWPGADVGDNPVHKAIAQLRRALGDSAATPCYIETIRKRGYRTVAAVRPEQPETGAAILAERRCLAVAPDGSEHLLRMGVSPPQREAGGAWCCVASAGLGEHGIGCYGMDAWAAFARAMDHCAKLGRMREQDGWRFFSLGAREPVHFVEPGP, from the coding sequence ATGAACGAGCCCAGTTTCACCTTTGGCGCCTGCCGCATCGACCCGGCCGCCAACGCCGTGCTGCGCGATGGCCAGCGCTATCCGGTCGAACCGCGCGCGATGGACGTGCTGGTGGCGCTGTGCGGCCGCCCGCAAACGGTGATGAGCATTGGCCAGCTGCTCACCGAGTGCTGGCCCGGCGCCGATGTGGGCGACAACCCGGTGCACAAGGCGATCGCCCAATTGCGGCGGGCGCTGGGCGACTCCGCGGCCACGCCCTGCTACATCGAGACGATCCGCAAGCGCGGGTACCGGACGGTGGCCGCCGTCCGCCCCGAGCAGCCAGAGACCGGCGCGGCCATCCTCGCGGAGCGGCGCTGCCTCGCGGTCGCTCCCGACGGCTCGGAGCACCTGCTGCGCATGGGAGTGTCGCCGCCCCAGCGCGAAGCGGGCGGCGCCTGGTGCTGCGTCGCCTCGGCCGGCCTGGGCGAACACGGTATCGGCTGTTATGGCATGGATGCGTGGGCGGCGTTTGCGCGCGCGATGGATCACTGCGCGAAGCTGGGACGCATGCGCGAGCAAGACGGCTGGCGATTCTTTTCGCTTGGCGCCCGCGAACCGGTGCACTTCGTCGAGCCGGGCCCGTGA
- a CDS encoding ABC-F family ATPase: MLSTANITMQFGAKPLFENISVKFGDGNRYGLIGANGCGKSTFMKILGGDLEPSAGTVMLDPNERLGKLRQDQFAFEDMRVLDVVMMGHTELWNAISERDAIYANPDATDDDYMHAAELESKVAEYDGYSAEARAGELLLGAGVSIDQHQGPMSAVAPGWKLRVLLAQALFSNPDILLLDEPTNNLDINTIRWLEDVLNDRDSTMIIISHDRHFLNQVCTHVADMDYGTLKIYPGNYDEYMFASTQARNQQLANNAKAKEKVAELQDFVRRFAANKSKARQATSRAKQIEKIKVDDIKPSSRAYPFVRFEGEKKLHRLAVEVEGISKKYDRQLFKNFSIMVEAGERIAIIGANGAGKTTLLRSICGEMCGMQTDTGRVKWAENANVGYMPQDPTEEFAGGEVLTDWMGQWTKEGDDDQAVRSILGRLLFGGDEVKKSVKVLSGGEKGRMMYGKLMLGRHNVMLLDEPTNHMDMESIESLNIALEKYAGTLIFVSHDREFVSSLATRILEIKEDGIVDFQGNYEDYLKSQGID; the protein is encoded by the coding sequence GTGCTCTCCACTGCCAATATCACCATGCAATTCGGCGCAAAGCCGCTGTTCGAGAATATTTCAGTCAAGTTCGGCGACGGCAACCGCTACGGCCTGATCGGCGCCAACGGCTGCGGCAAATCGACCTTCATGAAAATCCTCGGCGGCGACCTCGAACCGTCGGCCGGCACCGTCATGCTCGACCCGAACGAGCGCCTGGGCAAACTGCGCCAGGACCAGTTCGCGTTCGAAGACATGCGCGTGCTCGACGTGGTGATGATGGGCCACACCGAACTGTGGAACGCGATCTCCGAGCGCGACGCGATCTACGCGAACCCGGACGCGACCGACGACGACTACATGCACGCCGCTGAACTGGAGAGCAAGGTCGCCGAATACGACGGTTACTCGGCCGAAGCGCGCGCGGGCGAACTGCTGCTTGGCGCCGGCGTGTCGATCGACCAGCACCAGGGTCCCATGAGCGCGGTGGCGCCGGGCTGGAAGCTGCGCGTACTGCTGGCGCAGGCGCTGTTCTCGAACCCGGACATCCTGCTGCTCGACGAGCCGACCAACAACCTCGACATCAACACCATCCGCTGGCTCGAAGATGTGCTCAACGACCGCGATTCGACGATGATCATCATCTCGCACGATCGCCACTTCCTCAACCAGGTCTGCACCCACGTGGCCGACATGGATTACGGCACCCTGAAGATCTACCCGGGCAACTACGACGAGTATATGTTCGCCTCGACCCAGGCGCGCAACCAGCAGCTGGCCAACAACGCCAAGGCCAAGGAAAAGGTCGCCGAGCTGCAGGACTTCGTGCGCCGCTTTGCCGCCAACAAGTCCAAGGCACGCCAGGCCACCTCGCGCGCCAAGCAGATCGAGAAGATCAAGGTCGACGACATCAAGCCGTCCTCGCGCGCCTACCCGTTCGTGCGCTTCGAAGGCGAGAAGAAGCTGCATCGCCTGGCGGTGGAAGTCGAGGGCATCTCGAAGAAGTACGACCGCCAGCTGTTCAAGAATTTCAGCATCATGGTCGAAGCGGGCGAGCGCATCGCCATCATCGGCGCCAACGGCGCCGGCAAGACCACGCTGCTGCGCTCGATCTGCGGCGAGATGTGCGGCATGCAGACCGACACCGGCCGCGTCAAGTGGGCCGAGAACGCGAACGTCGGCTACATGCCGCAGGACCCGACCGAGGAATTCGCCGGCGGCGAGGTGCTGACCGACTGGATGGGCCAGTGGACCAAGGAAGGCGACGACGACCAGGCCGTGCGCTCGATCCTGGGCCGCCTGCTGTTCGGCGGCGACGAGGTCAAGAAGTCGGTCAAGGTGCTGTCGGGCGGCGAGAAGGGCCGCATGATGTACGGTAAGCTGATGCTGGGCCGTCACAACGTCATGCTGCTCGACGAGCCGACCAATCACATGGACATGGAATCGATCGAGTCGCTCAACATCGCGCTTGAAAAATACGCCGGCACCCTGATTTTCGTGTCGCACGACCGTGAATTCGTCTCGTCGCTGGCCACGCGCATCCTGGAGATCAAGGAAGACGGCATCGTCGACTTCCAGGGCAATTACGAAGACTACCTGAAGAGCCAGGGTATCGATTAA